The Pseudarthrobacter sulfonivorans genome includes a window with the following:
- a CDS encoding TlpA family protein disulfide reductase, which yields MTDPRATSRAISGTASRRAVLAAGGAALTALTLGLSACAQEDALAKQAKAGDNKNYVAGDGSVTEFTAADRKAAVAINGTLFNGAQIAPADFQGKVTVLNFWFAACAPCRVEAPILEELHQDFKGQGVQFFGVNLRDEKGTAEAFDKTFNLTYPSFDDKNGGVLLAVSGLVPPGAVPTTLVLDKQGRVASRVLGEIQKGTLKALITAAVAE from the coding sequence ATGACTGACCCTCGCGCAACATCCCGCGCAATTTCAGGCACAGCGTCCCGCCGTGCCGTACTCGCGGCCGGCGGCGCCGCCCTGACCGCCCTGACCCTGGGCCTGTCCGCCTGTGCGCAGGAAGACGCCCTCGCCAAGCAGGCCAAAGCCGGCGACAACAAGAACTACGTGGCCGGGGACGGCTCGGTGACCGAGTTCACCGCGGCGGACCGCAAGGCCGCCGTCGCCATTAACGGCACGCTGTTCAACGGCGCCCAGATAGCCCCAGCGGACTTCCAGGGCAAGGTGACCGTCCTGAACTTCTGGTTCGCCGCCTGCGCACCCTGCCGCGTTGAAGCACCCATCCTGGAAGAACTGCACCAGGATTTCAAGGGCCAGGGCGTGCAGTTCTTTGGCGTCAACCTCCGCGATGAAAAAGGCACCGCAGAGGCCTTCGACAAGACGTTCAACCTGACCTACCCCAGCTTCGACGACAAGAACGGCGGCGTGCTCCTGGCCGTCTCCGGGCTGGTCCCGCCGGGGGCAGTCCCCACGACGCTGGTCCTGGACAAGCAGGGCCGCGTGGCCTCGCGCGTGCTGGGCGAAATCCAGAAGGGCACCCTCAAAGCCCTCATCACCGCCGCCGTGGCAGAGTAG
- a CDS encoding glutaredoxin family protein: MAKPEVVLITKADCHLCAGARDAVGRVTASLGLGWTEQQVDELPELRERYAEEIPVVLVDGIQRDFWKIDEARLERVLKRAMAQSASGLAE, translated from the coding sequence ATGGCAAAACCCGAGGTAGTCCTCATCACCAAAGCAGACTGTCACCTGTGTGCAGGGGCGCGCGACGCCGTCGGACGCGTTACTGCATCGCTGGGACTCGGGTGGACGGAACAGCAGGTGGACGAGCTGCCGGAACTGCGTGAGCGGTACGCGGAGGAAATCCCCGTAGTCCTGGTGGATGGAATCCAACGCGATTTCTGGAAGATCGACGAAGCCCGGCTGGAGCGCGTCCTCAAACGCGCCATGGCCCAATCGGCAAGCGGCCTCGCAGAATGA
- a CDS encoding 30S ribosomal protein bS22, producing MGSVIKKRRKRMAKKKHRKLLRKTRHQRRNKK from the coding sequence GTGGGTTCAGTTATTAAGAAGCGTCGCAAGCGTATGGCCAAGAAGAAGCACCGCAAGTTGCTTCGTAAGACCCGTCACCAGCGCCGCAATAAGAAGTAG
- a CDS encoding histidine phosphatase family protein — MPQSTVHLLRHGEVHNPDRVLYGRLPEFHLSELGREMAQMLADHFAERAARGARIVYLAASPLVRAQETAAPTAEALGLELHTDSRIIEAENYFQGMQVTKAELRKPKHWPHLVNPFRPSWGEPYKAQAARVMSAVEDARLRAIELAAGDYGTDGPEAIMVSHQLPIWATRLSAEGRPLWHDPRKRECTLTSITSLVFDDDGSLLRVEYSEPAAVLLPGAASTPGA, encoded by the coding sequence ATGCCCCAATCCACTGTCCATCTGCTCCGCCACGGCGAGGTCCACAATCCTGACCGCGTTTTGTACGGCAGGCTGCCCGAATTCCACCTCTCCGAGCTGGGCCGGGAAATGGCGCAGATGCTCGCCGACCACTTCGCCGAGCGTGCCGCGCGCGGGGCAAGGATCGTCTACCTCGCGGCGTCGCCGCTGGTCAGGGCGCAGGAAACAGCGGCCCCCACGGCAGAGGCGCTTGGTCTGGAACTCCACACGGACAGCCGCATCATTGAAGCGGAAAACTACTTCCAGGGGATGCAGGTCACCAAGGCCGAACTCCGGAAGCCCAAGCACTGGCCCCACCTGGTCAACCCGTTCCGGCCGTCCTGGGGCGAACCGTACAAGGCCCAGGCCGCGCGCGTCATGTCAGCTGTTGAGGACGCCCGGCTCCGGGCCATCGAACTGGCCGCCGGCGACTACGGAACCGATGGCCCGGAAGCCATTATGGTCAGCCACCAGCTCCCCATCTGGGCCACCCGCCTCAGCGCCGAAGGCAGGCCGCTGTGGCATGACCCGCGCAAACGCGAGTGCACGCTGACGTCCATCACCTCCCTGGTGTTCGACGACGACGGCTCGCTCCTGCGCGTTGAGTACAGTGAGCCCGCTGCCGTACTTCTTCCCGGTGCCGCCAGCACCCCCGGAGCCTGA
- a CDS encoding YceI family protein: MTLPADVTTGTWTLDNAHSEIAFTVRHAGISKVRGQFKDAVATLDLADNVADSKISATIQTASFDSGDVNRDGHVRGEDFFDVEAFPEISFVSNGLVAKGNSYELTGDLTIKGVTRPVALETEFNGVAVDPFGMTRAGVSAETTISRKDFGLTWNAVLEAGGVLVSDKVAVNLELAFIAPAA, translated from the coding sequence ATGACTCTTCCCGCAGACGTCACCACCGGCACCTGGACCCTCGACAACGCGCACAGCGAGATCGCCTTCACCGTCCGGCACGCCGGCATCAGCAAGGTCCGCGGCCAGTTCAAGGATGCCGTGGCAACCCTGGACCTCGCCGACAACGTGGCCGATTCCAAGATCAGCGCCACCATCCAGACCGCCAGCTTCGACTCCGGCGATGTCAACCGCGACGGCCACGTCCGCGGCGAAGACTTCTTCGACGTCGAGGCCTTTCCGGAAATCTCCTTCGTCTCCAACGGCCTCGTGGCCAAGGGCAACAGCTACGAGCTGACCGGGGACCTCACCATCAAGGGCGTCACCCGCCCCGTTGCCCTTGAGACCGAGTTCAACGGCGTGGCCGTGGACCCGTTCGGCATGACCCGCGCCGGCGTCTCCGCTGAAACCACCATCAGCCGCAAGGACTTCGGCCTGACCTGGAACGCCGTGCTGGAAGCCGGCGGCGTGCTGGTCAGCGACAAGGTTGCCGTCAACCTGGAGCTCGCGTTCATCGCACCCGCAGCCTAG
- a CDS encoding cytochrome c biogenesis CcdA family protein has product MNSPFAETILNGSLLLAIPVALLAGLVSFLSPCVLPLVPGYLGYVTGLSGVDLEKQKRGRMLAGIGLFVLGFSVIFVLLGGAFGQLGTLITGSQNAWITQLLGLLVILMGVVFMGGFGWLQRDAKIHAKPPAGLWGAPLLGLTFGLGWAPCIGPTYSAVQLLSLSGGSSAAKGALLAFVYSLGLGIPFLLIALAVRRGMGVMSFFRTHRLAIQRIGGGILVVLGLLMASGVWGTWVTELQYWFQTDVKLPI; this is encoded by the coding sequence GTGAACAGCCCCTTCGCCGAAACCATCCTGAACGGCTCGCTCCTGCTTGCCATCCCGGTGGCGCTGCTCGCCGGCCTGGTGTCCTTCCTGTCGCCGTGCGTGCTGCCCCTGGTGCCCGGCTACCTGGGCTACGTCACCGGCCTGAGCGGCGTGGACCTGGAGAAGCAGAAGCGCGGCCGGATGCTGGCGGGCATCGGGCTTTTTGTGCTGGGGTTCTCGGTGATTTTCGTGCTTCTGGGCGGCGCGTTCGGCCAGCTCGGCACCCTGATCACCGGCTCGCAGAATGCCTGGATCACCCAGCTGCTGGGGCTCCTGGTCATCCTCATGGGCGTGGTGTTTATGGGCGGCTTCGGCTGGCTGCAGCGTGATGCGAAGATCCATGCCAAGCCCCCGGCCGGCCTGTGGGGCGCGCCGTTGCTGGGCCTCACGTTCGGCCTGGGCTGGGCCCCGTGCATCGGGCCCACCTACTCCGCCGTCCAGCTCCTGAGCCTGTCCGGCGGTTCCTCCGCAGCCAAGGGTGCCCTCCTGGCATTTGTTTACAGCCTGGGCCTGGGCATCCCGTTCCTGCTGATCGCCCTGGCGGTGCGACGCGGCATGGGCGTGATGTCCTTCTTCCGCACGCACCGCCTGGCCATCCAGCGGATCGGCGGCGGGATCCTGGTGGTGCTGGGCCTGCTGATGGCCAGCGGTGTCTGGGGCACCTGGGTCACCGAGTTGCAGTACTGGTTCCAAACCGATGTGAAGTTGCCGATCTGA
- a CDS encoding AMIN-like domain-containing (lipo)protein, whose protein sequence is MAKVPALLAVLALTAGLGLVVPGTASAAPFCGITWGSLAKSTTTLALGPSQDPITNIRSGRHACFDRLVVDVNGEVPRYTVRYVRAVTQDGSGFTLPLRGGAFIDVTVMAPAHDQNYNPTYTPANRDEAVNVAGFQTFRQVAFAGTFEAVTEIGLGVRARLPFRVFTLAGPGNGSRLVIDVAHRW, encoded by the coding sequence ATGGCGAAGGTACCCGCCCTACTGGCGGTCCTGGCGCTGACCGCAGGACTGGGACTCGTTGTGCCCGGCACCGCCTCGGCGGCCCCCTTCTGCGGAATCACCTGGGGTTCGCTGGCCAAGTCGACCACCACGCTGGCGTTGGGTCCAAGCCAGGATCCGATCACCAATATCCGCTCCGGGCGCCACGCCTGCTTCGACCGCCTGGTGGTGGACGTCAACGGCGAGGTCCCCAGATACACCGTGCGCTATGTCAGGGCCGTGACACAGGACGGGTCCGGCTTCACCCTTCCGCTGCGGGGCGGCGCGTTCATCGATGTGACAGTCATGGCACCGGCCCATGACCAGAACTACAACCCGACCTACACCCCGGCGAACCGGGACGAAGCGGTGAACGTTGCCGGCTTCCAGACCTTCCGCCAGGTGGCCTTCGCAGGCACCTTCGAGGCGGTGACGGAGATCGGGCTAGGGGTCCGCGCACGGCTGCCGTTCCGGGTATTCACGCTGGCCGGCCCGGGCAACGGGTCTCGGCTGGTGATCGATGTAGCACACCGCTGGTGA
- a CDS encoding redox-sensing transcriptional repressor Rex, translated as MTSLDSTPQAVQGAETGHSTQPVHGTEAAKQIPPAAVARLTIYLRALNTLLSDGVERVSSESLAEASGVSSSTLRKDLSYVGSYGTRGVGYEVQYLSRHISAALGLTHDWKVAIVGAGNLGKALARYGGFESRGFDVVAIFDADQMVVGNEVGWLRVSDAADMEAVLQRTGANMVVLALPAHVAQAVCDRVVAAGVHSILSFAPVMLQVPEGVNLRKVDMATELQILAYHAQRAQTPDQTA; from the coding sequence GTGACTTCGCTGGATTCAACTCCCCAGGCTGTCCAAGGTGCAGAAACTGGCCACAGTACACAGCCTGTCCACGGTACAGAGGCCGCCAAGCAAATACCGCCCGCAGCAGTGGCCCGGTTGACCATCTACCTGCGCGCCCTTAACACCCTGCTGTCCGACGGCGTCGAACGGGTATCTTCGGAATCGCTGGCGGAAGCTTCAGGCGTGAGCTCGTCAACCCTGCGCAAGGACCTTTCCTATGTGGGTTCCTACGGCACGCGCGGAGTGGGCTACGAAGTGCAGTACCTGAGCCGTCACATCTCCGCGGCCCTGGGGCTGACCCACGACTGGAAGGTCGCCATTGTTGGCGCGGGTAACCTCGGCAAGGCCCTGGCCCGTTACGGCGGCTTCGAGTCCCGCGGGTTTGACGTCGTGGCAATTTTCGACGCCGACCAGATGGTGGTGGGCAATGAGGTGGGCTGGCTGCGCGTCAGTGACGCTGCGGACATGGAGGCCGTGTTGCAGCGGACGGGCGCCAACATGGTGGTCCTGGCACTTCCGGCCCACGTGGCGCAGGCCGTGTGCGACCGCGTGGTGGCGGCGGGTGTCCACAGCATCCTGAGCTTCGCCCCCGTTATGCTGCAGGTCCCCGAGGGCGTCAACCTCCGCAAGGTGGATATGGCCACCGAACTGCAGATCCTCGCCTATCACGCACAACGGGCGCAGACCCCGGACCAGACCGCCTAG
- the resB gene encoding cytochrome c biogenesis protein ResB, with amino-acid sequence MSERVKANKKSPAPVAAAKTEAALPVLGPVEMLRWAWTQLTSMRTALFLLLLLAVAAVPGSLFPQRPANPSIVTQYIKDNPDYGKLLDTLQLYDVYSSAWFSAIYILLFISLIGCVVPRAIAHYRAMRSQPPRTPKRLSRLPEYGTLVVPADAGLPASDAIRSAAGVLKKRGYRVDVRDDDGARPSLGAERGFAKEVGNLVFHTSLIGVLVSVAVGGLFGYSGQRILVEGDTFVNTLVGYDQFTPGTNFQSSQLQPYSIQLDKFDVLFDRESPGKIGQPIDFNAEVTTRETPDSPAKQEVLKVNDPVTLGGTSIYLTGNGYAPVVTIRDGAGNVAMQGPVVAKLQGDNYYSSLVIKVPDARPEQLGFVGFFLPTAFITEEGVSFSGDPDLFNPQLTLNSYFGDLGLDAGSPQNVFELDVRDLTPLNARNLDAGGITLAPGSTYTLPDGKGSISFDSVKRYVGVDIHHNPGQLYALIFALLAVGGLIVSLYVNRRRVWVRTGTHEDGRTMVEYGLLARGEDHRLAAEAVAVRKLLSEEWQLADSDSGESADGSDSSVTQQTPSRQGDNGADSVTTPAGPTGPKKDQ; translated from the coding sequence ATGAGCGAGCGCGTGAAAGCAAACAAAAAGTCCCCGGCACCCGTTGCCGCCGCCAAAACCGAGGCGGCGCTGCCAGTCCTGGGGCCGGTGGAAATGCTGCGTTGGGCCTGGACCCAGCTGACCAGCATGCGCACGGCGCTGTTCCTGCTGCTGCTCCTGGCCGTCGCCGCGGTGCCCGGTTCGCTGTTCCCGCAGCGCCCGGCCAACCCGTCCATCGTGACGCAGTACATCAAGGACAACCCGGACTACGGGAAGCTGCTGGATACCCTGCAGCTCTACGACGTCTACTCGTCGGCCTGGTTCTCGGCCATCTACATCCTGCTGTTCATCTCGCTGATCGGCTGTGTGGTCCCGCGCGCCATCGCCCACTACAGGGCCATGCGCTCCCAGCCGCCGCGGACCCCCAAACGTCTCTCCCGCCTCCCCGAGTACGGCACCCTGGTGGTTCCCGCCGACGCCGGCCTCCCGGCGTCGGACGCCATCCGCAGCGCCGCCGGGGTGCTGAAGAAGCGCGGCTACCGCGTTGACGTGAGGGACGACGACGGCGCGCGGCCGTCTTTGGGTGCCGAGCGCGGCTTTGCCAAGGAGGTAGGGAACCTGGTGTTCCACACGTCGCTGATCGGCGTGCTGGTTTCGGTGGCCGTGGGCGGCCTGTTCGGCTACAGCGGCCAGCGCATCCTGGTGGAGGGCGACACCTTCGTGAACACCCTGGTGGGCTACGACCAGTTCACCCCCGGCACCAACTTCCAGTCCAGCCAGCTGCAGCCGTATTCCATCCAGCTGGACAAATTCGACGTCTTGTTTGACCGCGAATCACCAGGAAAAATCGGCCAGCCCATCGACTTCAACGCCGAAGTCACCACGCGGGAAACCCCGGACTCGCCCGCCAAGCAGGAAGTACTGAAGGTCAACGACCCCGTGACCCTGGGCGGCACCAGCATCTACCTCACCGGCAACGGCTACGCGCCCGTGGTGACCATCCGTGACGGCGCCGGCAACGTGGCCATGCAGGGTCCCGTGGTGGCCAAGCTCCAGGGCGACAACTACTACTCGTCCCTGGTGATCAAGGTCCCCGACGCACGGCCCGAACAGCTGGGCTTCGTGGGGTTCTTCCTGCCCACGGCGTTTATCACCGAGGAGGGGGTGTCCTTCAGCGGCGATCCGGACCTCTTCAACCCGCAGCTGACCCTGAACTCGTACTTCGGGGACCTAGGCCTGGACGCCGGCTCGCCGCAGAACGTCTTTGAACTCGACGTCAGGGACCTCACGCCGCTGAACGCCCGCAACCTGGACGCCGGCGGCATTACCCTGGCTCCGGGCAGCACGTACACCCTGCCGGACGGCAAGGGCAGCATCAGCTTTGACAGCGTGAAGCGGTACGTGGGCGTGGACATCCACCACAACCCGGGCCAGCTCTACGCCCTCATTTTCGCGCTGCTGGCCGTGGGCGGCCTGATCGTCTCGCTCTACGTGAACCGGCGCCGCGTCTGGGTGCGGACCGGGACCCACGAGGACGGCCGCACCATGGTGGAATATGGCCTGCTTGCCCGCGGTGAGGACCACCGGCTCGCCGCGGAAGCGGTTGCCGTCAGGAAGCTGCTGTCCGAAGAGTGGCAGCTTGCGGATTCCGATTCCGGCGAATCTGCTGACGGTTCCGACTCCAGCGTCACCCAGCAAACTCCCAGCCGCCAGGGCGATAATGGCGCAGACTCTGTCACCACCCCAGCGGGCCCCACCGGGCCGAAAAAGGACCAGTAA
- a CDS encoding helix-turn-helix domain-containing protein: MSAEQNFSNAKFLTVAEVAEVMRVSKMTVYRLVHSGEMPAVRFGRSYRVPESAVEQYLKGAVVDGHSETA, encoded by the coding sequence ATGTCCGCAGAACAGAACTTCTCGAACGCGAAGTTCCTGACCGTCGCCGAAGTGGCCGAGGTCATGCGCGTCTCCAAAATGACCGTCTATCGGCTGGTCCACTCAGGCGAAATGCCCGCGGTGCGTTTCGGCCGGTCGTACCGGGTGCCGGAGAGCGCCGTCGAGCAGTACCTCAAGGGTGCTGTGGTGGACGGGCACTCCGAAACCGCCTGA
- the ccsB gene encoding c-type cytochrome biogenesis protein CcsB, translating to MPFAINETMGQYSELFMLLAAGTYTVAFIAFAWDLAKSSRALRAIDLKAAEAAGTKVPAMAGAGASAGSAAAADSVVTDRVDSHLAGPVGRAERPSSSVAKRGGDASGAGQTADADMRYAAERRVPARVAVALTVLGVLIHAAGVITRAVGAGRVPWGNMYEFLTTGAFVAVAVFLLVLIRRDLRFLGTFVVGLAIIMLVAASVAYWTPVGHLVPALQSYWLIIHVSIAVLSSALFTLTFAMSALQLVQSHRQKTVAAGGADKLGFMRLVPSALSLENLSYRINAIAFIGWTFTLMFGAIWAEKAWGRFWGWDTKEVWTFVIWVVYAGYLHARATRGWTGTRAAWLSIVGYLCVVFNFTIVNQFFNGLHSYSGL from the coding sequence ATGCCGTTCGCCATCAACGAAACCATGGGCCAGTACAGCGAGCTGTTTATGCTGCTCGCCGCCGGCACGTACACCGTGGCCTTCATCGCCTTCGCCTGGGACCTCGCGAAGAGCAGCAGGGCACTGCGGGCCATTGACCTGAAGGCGGCCGAGGCTGCCGGGACCAAGGTGCCCGCGATGGCCGGCGCCGGTGCGTCCGCCGGTTCTGCCGCGGCAGCCGACAGCGTTGTAACGGACAGGGTGGACTCGCACCTGGCCGGACCCGTGGGCCGGGCCGAGCGGCCGTCGTCGTCCGTGGCCAAGCGGGGCGGCGACGCTTCCGGGGCAGGGCAGACGGCCGACGCCGATATGCGCTATGCGGCGGAACGCCGCGTTCCGGCGCGGGTCGCCGTTGCCCTCACCGTTCTCGGCGTGCTGATCCATGCCGCCGGCGTCATCACGCGTGCCGTGGGTGCAGGCCGGGTGCCGTGGGGCAACATGTACGAGTTCCTGACCACCGGTGCCTTTGTGGCCGTGGCGGTTTTCCTGCTGGTGCTGATCCGCCGCGACCTGCGGTTCCTGGGCACGTTTGTGGTGGGCCTGGCCATCATCATGCTGGTGGCCGCCTCGGTTGCTTACTGGACCCCCGTGGGCCACCTGGTCCCTGCGCTGCAGAGCTACTGGCTGATCATCCACGTCTCCATCGCGGTGCTCTCCTCCGCACTCTTCACCCTCACGTTCGCCATGTCCGCCCTGCAACTGGTGCAGTCCCACCGGCAAAAGACGGTGGCAGCCGGTGGTGCTGACAAGCTTGGTTTTATGCGCCTGGTTCCCTCGGCACTGAGCCTGGAAAACCTGTCCTACCGCATCAACGCCATCGCCTTCATCGGCTGGACCTTCACCCTCATGTTCGGTGCCATCTGGGCTGAAAAAGCCTGGGGCCGGTTCTGGGGCTGGGACACCAAGGAAGTCTGGACCTTCGTGATCTGGGTGGTCTACGCGGGCTACCTGCACGCCCGCGCCACGCGCGGCTGGACCGGCACCCGCGCCGCGTGGCTGTCGATCGTCGGCTACCTCTGCGTGGTCTTCAATTTCACCATCGTCAACCAGTTCTTTAACGGTCTGCACTCCTATTCGGGCCTCTGA
- a CDS encoding HAD family hydrolase produces MPEEKYVAVVTQPDALMQTGEAAFFDVDNTLMKGASLFHVARKMHQRGAFTLTQAAGFAWKQFKFVARGENMDDVHAVRDSALTLAEGITVEDVKALGEEVYDEMIASRIWPGAKALAQQHLRVGRRVWLVTATPIEVAAVISTRLGLTGALGTVGEVADGMYTGRLVGDILHGSAKAVAVQALAHAEGLDLKRCWAYSDSYNDIPLLTLVGHPVAINPDARLRRHARDNNWPVYDFRSGRRAATLGLKAATAGGVIYGLWKGFARIRGPRI; encoded by the coding sequence ATGCCCGAGGAGAAGTACGTCGCTGTGGTGACCCAGCCGGATGCGTTGATGCAGACCGGCGAAGCCGCCTTCTTCGACGTCGATAACACCCTCATGAAGGGCGCCAGCCTCTTCCATGTTGCCCGCAAGATGCACCAACGCGGCGCCTTCACCCTGACGCAGGCTGCGGGGTTCGCGTGGAAGCAGTTCAAATTTGTGGCGCGCGGCGAGAACATGGACGATGTCCACGCTGTCCGCGACTCCGCCCTCACCCTCGCCGAGGGCATCACCGTGGAGGACGTCAAGGCCCTGGGCGAAGAGGTCTACGACGAAATGATCGCGTCCAGGATCTGGCCCGGCGCCAAGGCACTGGCGCAGCAGCACCTGCGCGTGGGCCGGCGGGTCTGGCTGGTTACCGCAACCCCCATCGAGGTTGCCGCGGTCATTTCCACCAGGCTCGGCCTGACCGGAGCCTTGGGCACCGTGGGCGAGGTTGCCGACGGCATGTACACCGGCCGGCTGGTGGGCGACATCCTGCACGGTTCCGCCAAGGCAGTGGCAGTGCAGGCCCTGGCCCACGCCGAAGGCCTGGACCTCAAGCGGTGCTGGGCCTACAGCGACTCATACAATGACATCCCGCTGCTGACCCTGGTGGGGCACCCGGTAGCCATCAACCCCGATGCCAGGCTCCGCCGCCACGCGCGGGACAACAACTGGCCGGTCTACGACTTCCGTTCCGGCCGCCGCGCCGCAACCCTGGGCCTCAAGGCAGCAACGGCCGGCGGCGTAATTTACGGACTTTGGAAAGGCTTCGCCCGCATCCGCGGCCCCCGCATTTAG
- a CDS encoding 3-deoxy-7-phosphoheptulonate synthase — protein sequence MSTATATPSKSTSNLRVSEFTPLPSPQELIAELPLDARVTDVVERGRDEVRAIMDGVDDRLLVIVGPCSIHDPKAGLEYARRLVSQAEKHRDDLLIVMRTYFEKPRTTVGWKGLINDPRLDGSHDMVTGLRTAREFLQQVTALGLPTATEFLEPISPQYMADLISWGAIGARTTESQIHRQLASGLSMPIGFKNGTDGDLQVALDACGAAAAAQAFLGIDGDGRAALVATAGNPDTHVILRGGRKGPNYSAADVESASAKLAGKGLNPRLIVDASHANSGKSHHRQAEVALEIGAQLEDGGEAAQAIAGVMLESFLVGGAQNLDVTEHAAGRAELVYGQSVTDACMDWDVSVSVLDQLAASARKRRTA from the coding sequence ATGAGCACCGCGACAGCCACTCCCTCGAAATCCACGTCCAATCTGCGCGTCAGCGAATTCACGCCGCTGCCCTCGCCCCAGGAGCTCATCGCCGAGCTGCCCCTGGACGCCCGGGTGACGGACGTCGTCGAACGTGGCCGCGACGAAGTCCGGGCCATCATGGACGGCGTGGACGACAGGCTGCTGGTCATCGTGGGCCCCTGCTCCATCCACGACCCCAAGGCTGGGCTGGAATACGCCCGCCGGCTGGTCAGCCAGGCCGAGAAGCACCGTGACGACCTCCTGATCGTGATGCGCACGTACTTCGAAAAGCCCCGCACGACGGTGGGCTGGAAGGGCCTGATCAACGATCCTCGCCTGGACGGCAGCCATGACATGGTCACCGGGCTCCGGACCGCCAGGGAATTCCTGCAGCAGGTCACCGCGCTGGGTCTGCCCACGGCCACCGAATTCCTGGAACCCATCAGTCCCCAGTACATGGCGGACCTCATCTCGTGGGGAGCCATCGGGGCGCGCACCACCGAGAGCCAGATCCACCGCCAGCTTGCCTCCGGTCTCTCCATGCCCATCGGCTTCAAGAACGGGACCGACGGCGACCTCCAGGTAGCGCTCGACGCGTGCGGCGCCGCCGCTGCCGCCCAGGCATTCCTGGGGATCGACGGCGACGGCCGGGCCGCGCTGGTGGCCACCGCCGGGAACCCGGACACCCACGTCATCCTCCGCGGTGGACGGAAGGGGCCCAACTACTCAGCGGCCGACGTCGAAAGCGCCTCCGCCAAGCTCGCCGGCAAGGGGCTCAACCCCCGGCTGATCGTGGACGCCAGCCACGCCAACAGCGGCAAGAGCCACCACCGGCAGGCGGAAGTGGCGCTGGAAATCGGCGCACAGCTGGAGGACGGCGGCGAGGCGGCTCAGGCCATCGCGGGTGTCATGCTGGAGAGCTTCCTGGTGGGCGGTGCCCAGAACCTGGATGTCACCGAGCATGCGGCGGGCCGGGCGGAACTGGTCTACGGGCAGAGTGTCACGGACGCGTGCATGGATTGGGACGTCTCCGTTTCGGTCCTCGATCAGCTCGCGGCGTCCGCCCGGAAGCGCCGGACCGCTTAA
- a CDS encoding substrate-binding domain-containing protein, whose amino-acid sequence MDHLTALGHRRIVLVDGGTAVRTAVPTDVSVLGYDDSQFTRLSYVQLSSISQDAPLLAPAAVDRTEPNRQPMSSARLTW is encoded by the coding sequence GTGGACCACCTCACGGCTCTGGGCCACCGCAGAATCGTCCTTGTCGACGGCGGAACAGCCGTGCGAACTGCGGTCCCTACGGACGTCTCTGTCCTGGGCTACGACGACAGCCAGTTCACCCGGCTCAGCTACGTGCAGCTGTCATCCATCAGCCAGGACGCGCCGCTGCTTGCCCCTGCTGCTGTGGACCGCACGGAACCCAATCGCCAGCCCATGTCGTCAGCACGCCTCACCTGGTAG